The proteins below are encoded in one region of Helianthus annuus cultivar XRQ/B chromosome 2, HanXRQr2.0-SUNRISE, whole genome shotgun sequence:
- the LOC110907611 gene encoding uncharacterized mitochondrial protein AtMg00810-like — MLSVSDSDPFDDPVKYRQLVGALQYVTLTRPDITFAVNKVCQFMHSPTVNHWAAVKRILRYLLGTVDHTLLFSQSSTTVLHAYTDAAFNSLSAFSNADWAGCPDDRRSMGGYAIYLGSNLASWSARKQKTVSRSST; from the coding sequence ATGTTATCTGTTAGTGACAGTGATCCCTTTGATGATCCGGTCAAATATAGACAGCTTGTGGGTGCTTTACAATATGTCACTCTCACTCGTCCAGACATTACCTTTGCAGTCAACAAGGTCTGCCAATTTATGCACTCTCCCACCGTTAATCACTGGGCTGCTGTCAAACGTATTTTAAGATATCTTCTTGGTACAGTGGATCATACTCTTCTGTTTTCTCAGTCGTCTACCACAGTCTTACATGCTTATACAGATGCTGCTTTCAACTCCTTGAGTGCTTTCTCTAATGCGGATTGGGCTGGCTGTCCTGACGACCGTCGATCCATGGGTGGATATGCGATATATCTTGGATCGAATCTTGCCTCTTGGTCTGCTAGAAAACAAAAAACGGTCTCACGTTCCTCTACATAA